The Epilithonimonas zeae genome contains the following window.
CACGAAGGCGCTTCTATTATAAAAGGTTTTAAACACCGAATTACATGCAGCCCGGCCTGAGTGGAGCTCTTTTTCTTTTTCTATAAAAAAGAAAAAAGCGGGAACGGAGGACGGATAGAGCTGCCCAAACCTAAAAAATGGTTCAGCATAGTCAAATTTTAAAAATGCAAAAACCGGAAATGACTTCCGGTTTCTATATATTGTCTGATATTGATAATCAAAAATTATTCCTGTGTTGGTCTTTCTTTGTCTTTTGAGAAAAAGAATTTGATAATAATTGGCAATGTGGTGACCAAAACGATAATTAGGATGATGATTTCCAGTTTTTTCTTAAGGTCGATTCCAAACTGATCCATAAATAATTTGTCCAGATAATGTCCTGCATAAATCATTGTGAATGACCAAAGTATTGCTCCTATAACATTGTAAAAGAAGAATTTTGGTTTGCTCATTTTTACAATTCCTGCTACGATAGGCGAGAAGGTTCTCACGATTGGTAAGAATCTCGATAAAATAACTGCTACAGCGCCGTGTTCTTCGAAGAAATCGTGGGCTTTAAACAAATATTTTTTCTTGAAAAAGAATGAGTCTTTTCTCTCGTACAACAATGGTCCGCTTTTGTAACCAAACCAATAACCAATCTCGTTTCCAATAATTGCTGCAATAGCAACTGCGGTTGCTAAAATAGTAGTATCCAGAAAATCTGAACCTGTGGAACCAAAAGTGGTATCAATGATTTGAACGGCGTAAATCCCGGAAATGAAAAGTAAACTGTCGCCCGGTAAAAAGAAACCTACAAACAGCCCGGTTTCTGCAAAAATGATGAATAAAATAAGCCAAAACCCACCTAGTTTGATGTAAAATTCTGGGTTCAGTAAGTCTTTCCAACTCTCGAAGTGTTCCATAGATATATGTCTTCAGCAAATATATTAAAAGCAATCTGAAATAATTGGTTTAAAATAAATTTTTAGGATTATTTAACGTAAACCACGATGTTTAGTAATATTTGTCACCCCATTTGTCTTTGAGTTGTTCCTTGATTTTTTTCTCTGTAGAATTGTTCGCAGGTTGATAAAATGCTGTGCCTTTGATGTCGTCTGGTAGAAATTCTAAATCTACAAAGTTGCCTTCATAAGAATGCGCATATTGATAATCTTTGCCATAATCCAGATTTTTCATCATCCTGGTTGGCGCATTTCTGAGATGAAGCGGAACGGGAAGATTTCCGGTTTTCTTGACGAAAGCCATCGCTTCGTTGATGGCATTGTAAGTTGAATTACTTTTCGGAGAAACGGCGAGATAAACAGCTGTTTCACTTAAAATAATTCTGGCTTCCGGATTTCCGATAACGTTGATGGCCTGGAAGCAATTGTTTGCTATTACTAATGCATTTGGATTGGCTAATCCAATGTCTTCTGCTGCGAGAATCATCATTCTTCTTGCAATGAATTTGATATCTTCGCCACCAACCAACATTCTGGCTAACCAATAAACGGCGCCATTGGGATCAGAGCCTCGCATTGATTTGATGAATGCCGAAATGATATCATAATGCTGTTCACCGTTTTTATCATACAAAGCCATATTTTCCTGCAGAACAGAAAGAACATCTTTGTTGGATATTTTATTTTTCTTCGCTGATTTGAATTGATTCAGAACCAACTCTACAGAATTAATCAATTTCCTTGCATCACCTCCGGAATATTGAATAAATGCTTCTTTTTCTTCAAGGAAGAATTTAGTATTGTTGAGTTCATTGTATTTGGAAACAGAAATGTCAGCGAGTTCTTCCAGCTTTTCAAAAGTCAAAGCTTTCAAAATATAAACTTGCGAACGAGATAACAAAGCAGAAACCACTTCGAAACTAGGATTTTCTGTTGTAGCACCAATCAGAACAATCCAGCCTTTTTCAACGGCGTGAAGCAAAGAATCCTGTTGAGACTTGTTGAATCTGTGAATTTCATCAATGAAAAGAATTGGACTTTTTCCAGAAAAAAGATTTTGCTTTTTGGCTTCATCTATAATATCTCGTACATCTTTCACACCAGAAGAAACTGCAGATAATTTGTAAAATTTTCTTCCAGATTTTTCAGAAATAATTTCTGCCAAAGTCGTTTTCCCTGTTCCCGGTGGTCCCCAAAAAATGAGAGAATTAATGGTGTCATTATCCACCATTCTTTTGATGGTTCCATTTTTTCCTGTAAGGTGTTCTTGTCCTAAAACATCATCCAAAGTTTTCGGACGCAGAATTTCGGCAAGTGGAGAATTGTTCATATTTCAAAATTACGGAATTAAAAGACTTTTCTGCAAATGATAACTCGATGATTATCTAATTTAGTGAAAAAAGAAAAATATTTATTGTTTTTCAATAAATATTTTTTGATATTTGCATTATTAAAAACATTAGTTATGTCAAAAACAAACAACTTTGTATTTTGGGGCTTATATGTTATAGCCTGGATTATATTTGTCGGCTTGTCTATTGAGGCTGGAGGCTTAATAGTAAATTTCTTTTTCCATCTTTACAATCCCGAGATGGTTCAAAATCTTTATCAGAAGCTGGACTTGATTAAAATGTATCAAGATAATCGATTCGGTTTTTTCGGTATCTACAGTTTTATTTTAATTATTTCAATTTTAAAAGCGGTGCTGTTTTACACAGTTATTAATCTGATGCAAAAAATGAAGTTAGAAAAACCTTTTAGTGCTTTTGTTGCGAAACAAATTTCACAACTTAGTTATTATACGCTTTCAATTGGATTGTTGAGCTATATTGCCAGACAATTTGTTAAAAATTTGGAGCACCACGGTTTTGTTTCAGATGATTTAAACCAATTTTGGGCAGACAGTGAGGCATTTATTTTAATGGGAGCCGTCATCTACATTATTGCTCAAATTTTCAAAAGAGGTGTAGAATTGCAGGAAGAAAACGATTTAACAGTTTAACTTATGCCAATAATTGTAAACCTGGATGTGATGATGGCCAAACGAAAAATGTCATTGAATGAACTGTCCGAAAAAGTAGATTTAACGCTTTCCAATCTTTCTATTCTGAAAACAGGAAAAGCAAAAGCCATTCGTTTCAGTACTTTGGAAGCGATTTGCAAAGCCCTGGATTGTCAGCCTGCGGATATTTTAGAATATCGAAAAGATGATTAAAGTTTTCTGCTAATCACGTAATCTAGCATCAGTTTCAGTGATTCTTTAGCTTCGTTATCAGGAAATTCAGCAAGGATATTGAGAGCTTTTTGTTGGTAATCTTTCATTGTCTGGATGGCATAATCCATTCCACCGGAAGACTTCACGAACTCTACCAATTCCCGCACTTTTTTGGAATCGTTGTTATAACGCTTTATTGTTGCGAAATATTTTTTGTAATTCTCGGGACTTGCATTTTTCAATGTGTAAATCAAAGGCAAAGTCATCTTTTGTTCTTTGATATCGATTCCAACAGGTTTTCCGATAATATTACTTGTCTGATAATCGAAAAGGTCATCTTTGATTTGGAAAGCCATTCCCGTATAAGTCCCGAATTCCTGCATTTTTTTCGCAGTTGCTTCGTCTACATTGTTTGATAAAACACCAACTTCACAACACGCCGCAATCAAGGTTGCAGTTTTTTGACGGATGATTTCGTAATAAACATCTTCCGTAATATCCAGTTTTCTGGCTTTTTCCAGTTGAAGCAATTCACCTTCAGACATTTCACGAATCGTTCTGGAAATTACTGCCAATAAATCAAAATCCTTATTATCTGTAGAAAGCAAAACCGATTTCGAAAGCAGATAATCGCCCACCAAAACCGCAATTTTATTTTTCCAAAGTGCATTGATAGAAAAAAAGTTTCTACGCTTAAAACTCTCATCCACAACATCATCGTGAACCAAAGTCGCCGTATGAATCAGCTCAATCATACTTGCGCCACGGAACGTTTTTTCATTCACATTTCCGACCAGTTTTGCGCAGAGAAACACAAACATTGGGCGCATTTGCTTCCCTTTTGTCGTCACAATAAAACGCGTGACTTTATCCAACAGCGCCACATTACTTTTCATCGATTCGTAAAACTTTTGTTCAAAAAGTTTCATTTCGTCAGAAATCGGAGCTTTGATTAGTTCTACTGTATTGGCCACTGTTCGCGTTTAAAAATTATATTTTTGGAGCAAGACGATTGTACTTCTATTCACTTTTCCAACCCGCTTTTCGCTATATCTTTTTTCAAAGAAAAAAGGATGTCGCTACAATCGGGGCTATGTTGAGGATTTATCTATCGATTGACCAAAAACTATTCTACAAATATAAATATTATAAATCTTTCAAAGGAATAAAATAAAGACTTTGAAACGCTTTTTGATTTTTATCACAGAATAAAAATCCATTACAATGTAGAATTAATGTATTTTTAAATTAACAATAGAATCAAACACGTTCTTTATTAATCCATTTTGCAACGTCTGGCGCAACATAGTTTTTCATCATTGCGATAAGCTCATCAATATCATCGCTTACCAGAATCATATCTCGGTTAACTTCTTTCAGAAAACCTTTGTCAACCATAGTTTGGATAAAAGTGATTAAGGAATCGTAAAAACCAGCGGTATTCAAAATGGCAATCGGTTTTTTATGAAGTCCCAATTGCGCCCAAGTCAGCATTTCAAAAAACTCTTCCAAAGTTCCGAAACCGCCCGGTAAAGCAATTACGCCATCGCAAAGTTCGTTCATCTTGGTTTTTCTTTCGTGCATCGTTTCCACCAAAATAAGGTCTGTCAAACACTCGTGAGCAATTTCTTTGGATTTTAAAAAGTTAGGCAAAACGCCAATAGCTTTTCCTCCGTTCTCTAAAACGCCGTCCGCTACTGCGCCCATCAAACCTACATTAGCGCCTCCGTAAACCAATTCGATTTGATGTTCTGCTAATTTTTTTCCTAATAATTTTGCCTGCGATTTGTAAACGTCATCCGTCCCAAAACTTGAACCACAGAATACCGTAATTCTTTTCATTTCTTATTGGATTTTTGATTAAAGTAATATGCAAATATAATTATTGCAAATCTTCAAACGGGACAAAGTAGAGACTTTGAGGCACTTTTATAATTTTGAAACCAAATCTTTCTCCGGAAATATAAATTCCTTTTTCAGTTGCTGTAATACCTTCGATTTGACCAATTTTGAAAGCTCTTCCCAAAGAAAATTTTTTTGAAGGCTTGTTGAAAAATAGATTTCCAGAATCATCTTTTTCGAAAATCATAAGATAAACCGAAGCTTTTTTAGTGTAACCTACAATGTATAGTTTATTCTCAAAAAAAGAAGCATCGGTCACAACAAATCCAGTTTTAAAAGATTCCAGTTTTTGAGCAGGCTGATTTTCTGTCAGGCTTTTGTCGATGAAATAATGAGAAACCGTATTCGTAATCCATTCTTTTGTAAACAAATGAATATTTCCGTCGAGGAAAATCATTGCTTCTGCATCGAAATTATTATTGATATTTTTCGGTGTGAAATCGATTTGTTCTGGATAAAAAAACGGAATTGCTTTTATAGAATCTGTGACGATTGAATCATTCTTAAAAGGAATTTGATAAACCTTCAAATCTTTTCTTGTTCCCAAATTATTCCCAAATTCTCCAATATAGAAATCTTCCCCATCATTCGTCATCGCTTCCCAATCGATATTTTTGAGGCCGGTTTGAAAAGTATTTTCGATATTTGAACTTCCTGGTTTTATCTCGAAAATTTTGCTGGTATTGCCACTGTCATTGAACGAGAAAAGTCTTCCATTAATATTTGTCAAGCCTGATGATTCTCTTAAAGAATCGCTCAAAACAGCAATTTTATATTTCTTTAGATTCAGTGATTGCACTTTCTGTGCTGAGATTTGAAATCCTGAGAGAATCAATAAGATGTAGAAAATCCTTTTCATATTTTGTAAAAATAGGAATTGATTTTTTGAACGTAAAATTTTATGGATTAAAGTATTGTTAAAGAATTACTCCGCCGTCTTATTCGCCAATTGTCCACACGCTGCATCAATATCGCCACCGCGACTTTTTCTTACAACAATCGTGATTCCAGCTTTTTCCAATTCACGGACATATTTTTGCTCAGCTTCAATACTTCTATGGTCAAATTTTCCTTCGCCAATTGGATTGTATTGGATGAGATTCACTTTGCTTGGAACTTGTCGGCAATATTTGATTAAAGCTTTGATATCTTCGTCTCCGTCGTTGATTCCTTTCCAAACGCAATATTCAAAAGTAATTGGAGAACCAGTTTTCTGATACCAATATTGAAGTGAATCCATAATATCCGTCAATGGAAATTTCTCAGAAAAAGGCATTATTTCGTTCCGTTTATGCTCAATTGCGGAGTGAAGGGAAAGTGCTAATTTTACTTTCAGTTCTTCATCAGCAAGCATTTTTATCATCTTCGGAATTCCGGATGTTGAAACGGTGATTCTTCTTGGCGACATTCCCAAGCCGTCCGGTTTTGTGATTTTATGGATCGCTTCTACAACGTTTTTATAATTCATCATCGGTTCGCCCATTCCCATAAAAACGATGTTTGTGAGCGGTCTGTCAAAATATTCTCTACTTTGTCGGTCGATCAGCGCGACTTGGTCCACTATTTCTGCAACCTCCAGATTTCGCATTCTTTTGAGTTTGGCTGTTGCACAGAATTCACAATTCAAGGAACATCCGACCTGAGAGGAAACGCAGGCTGTACTTCTGGTTTCGGTAGGAATCAAAACAGATTCTACCATTAATCCGTCGTGAAGTTTTACGCCGTTTTTTATCGTTCCGTCCGTCGATTTTTGTAATAGATCGACAGCGATCGGGTTGATAAAAAAATCACGCGAAAGATTATCTCTCAGACTTTTGGAAAGATTCGTCATCTCATCAAAAGAATGCAGATTCTTGCTCCAAAGCCAATCATAAACCTGTTTTGCACGAAAAGGTTTTTCACCAATTGTGCTGAAATGGTCTTTTAACTGATCAAGGGAAAAGGTGCGGATATCTTTCAATGTATTCTGAAATTTTTTGCAAAGATACGGTTATTGTAACAATTTTGAAATCGGCTAATGAAACGATAGATATATCTAATAATCTTAAAATTCATAAATTTGAAATAAAGATTTTAATTCTAACTTTTACATTGATAAATTGTTACAGATTTTATTTTAATTATATCAAACAGAATTAAAGTATTATGAATTTTAAATCGACTTTATTAATATATTCTTAATTCTTACATTTGCCTTGATTTTTACCCGATGAAGTTCCAAGCCTTTTACGACAGCCCATTTATATTGAATTTTTCTTTTGAAAAACTCATCCAGAAAATGGAAGCAGAAGCTTCCGATAATCCAGAATATGCGCTTTCTCATCAGAGGATATTGGATAAGACCAAAGAATTCCACGAGCTTTTACACGGCATCACGAATCTTGATTTTTTCGAAAAAAATGAGATCTTGATGAAGGAACTTCTCCGTGACCTTTTCCCTCCAATGTTGACGGAAAATGAAATCAAAGCTGTCAGTTTTCCTTTTTACAATTTCTTTTTCAATCCTACAAAAAGATTTGAGACCATAATCAAAAAAGCCGGCGACAATTTCGATATGATCATCAAGGATATGGACCCACATCGCTTTTATGTGATGAGCTGTTGCATTATCCTGAATGATTTTTATGATATTCCGCTGAATGTTTCGATGCCTTTTATTTTCGATATTCCCAATGAAGATGGCGTCATCAAGCATTACAGATTTTTGACAAACGCTGATTTTATGGATGTCAATCCATTAGAAAACTTCAAAAGATTGACGGCGGAAGAAATTTCAGAATTGCTCGATAACTTCGAAGATTATGAATTGTGGAAAGAAAAATTTCCACCAGAAAGCTGGGAACTGAAAGGGTTTGCGGTCGTTAATTTCTTCGATGCAACGACTGAAATTGCGATTTCAAATCTTAAAAGTAAATTAATAAATCTTGAGGACGATAAAAATCTCAAGCCGGAACTCAACAAAGTTTTCCGTTCGATTTTTCAGGTTTCTGATCTGGAGGTTGGCTTTACATCTATTAATCACGATGAAAACAAATTTGTTAGAAGTCCGATCAATGGCGTGATCGACAGTTTTATTCTGTTGGGAAACTCGCAGGATTGCAAGAACGAATTGCTTTGCGAGAAGAATTTTAACACACTGGTGGAATCCAAAAAATTCTTCAGTATTTCTGATATAGAACGGACTTACAAAGAATTTCCGGATAGCCAAATGGCAAAACATTTTTACGAAGCCGGAATCAAAAGTGCGATTTTTGCGCCGATTATCAAGAACAAAAAAATTCTCGGGATCATTGAGTTGATCTCAAGGAAAAAAATGCTGAACAGCATCAATGCCCAAAAAATGGAAATTGTGATGCCATATCTGGAAGATACGATGGACAGACTGTACGACGGCATCGAAACAAGGGTACAAGCAATTATTCAAAGGGAATATACATCGATACATCCAAGTGTTTATTGGAAATTCCGACAGGAAGCGGAGCGTCATATCGGGTTTTACAGAGAAGAATTTGATTTGCCTTACAGAAAGATCACTTTTGAAAATCTGACACCACTTTTTGGACAGACTGATATCAGAAATTCTTCGGTTTCCAGAAATCTGGCGATCAAAAAAGATCTGGAAATCAATTTGATGCTGATTTCTGATGTTTTCAAAAATCTGATCTCTGATAATGATTTGACTGAGATAAATGAAGAATTAATCAGATTTCAAAAGCTTTTGAGCAAAGACTTGCGCGCTGATACAGAAAGTCAGGTTCAGAATTTTATTCATCAGAAAGTTCATCCGTTGCTGGAATCTATTAAGCTTCAGAATGTTAATTATAATCAGATTGTAACAGATTATCACAAACAACTGGATTCTAAAACCGATTTGGTTTATAATTTCAGAAAGAAATTTGATGATAGTTTGTCTTCCATCAATAAATTTTTGGCGGATATTCTGGACAAGCGTCAGGAAGAGCAACAACACAGATTTCCGTTCTATTACGAGCGTTTCAAAACGGATGGCGTAGAGCATAATATGTACATTGGTTCGTCGATTGAACCGGATTTGACTTACGACCCTATTTTTCTTAGAAATCTAAGATTGTGGCAATTGCGTGTGATTTGCGAAAGTGAATTGCAGTATAAAAAATATAAAGAAACGCTGGATTATTCTTTGGATGTTTCGTCTTTGATTTTGGTTTACAGTACGCCAATCAGCATCAGATTCAGGATGGATGAAAAACGTTTTGACGTGGACGGAAGTTATAATGCGCGCTATGAAATGATTAAAAAACGTATCGACAAATCTCTGGTTAAAAATTCTGTCGAACGTATCACGCAACCTGGAAAAATCAGCATCATCTATTCTCAGGACAGAGAACGTGAAGAATATTTGAAATTAATCAAGATTCTTCAAGATCAAAATGTTCTTTCAACAATAGAAGAACTGGAAGTTGAGGATTTACAGGGAATTAACGGTCTGCGAGCTTTGCGTGTTGCTGTAAATTATGAGGCGGAAGATGTGGATTATCAGTTTGTGGAAGGGATTTAAAAATTATTCAATTTTATAGATGTAATCACTTTTGTCTTTAATCGACTGACTTTCTATATCTTCTATTTTTATTTCCTTATTATCAATTTTTATATTGTTAATAGACCTGCTTCTCCAATGGTAATTGAGCGTTTTTTCGACTCTTGTTGTAGAAGATGGAGGTAAAACAACTTCTATTTGATAATCATTAATGATAGTTTTGTTGAGTGATGGTAAATTTTTATTATTTCTAAACTCTTTTGGGCTTGCAATGCCATTTTTATAATTAAAACTATATTCACCAGAAGAATCATTTTCTAATTTAGACTTAATGTTAAATTTATATTTAATAATTATTATTTTTCTCTCATTGGTGAGATTTTGTATATAAAAGTCGGTAAGAACTGAGCATCCCAAAAGTGAGAATAAAAGGAAGAAACCAAATAAAATTTTAAAATATTTTAATTTCATAATTTTAATTATTCTAAACCGTCACATTCCGAAAAGCCACCACAAAAGCCACCACTGAAACAATAATTCCAATTGTGAAAACCGTGTAAGTCAGTCTCAATAATTTGTATTTTCTGTTGAGAACAACGCCCAGATAATAGAGGTCTTTTATCATTGTATCGTACAAATATTGTCGGTCGTTCATCATTTCTTTCATTGCCCAGAGGTATTCTTCCATCGGCATTTTATAGAAATTTCCGAAGAACAGAAGGTTTACTTTTTTCTCTTCGATTTCCTTTCTTGTAAATGTTCCGCTAGAAACTTTCGGTCTCGTAGACATAATCGCCAAAATAATACAAATCACACTGAATATGACCATCACAAATGTCGGAATAATCAAATGCGAATTACTTGGCGCATCCAGTTTTGGAATC
Protein-coding sequences here:
- a CDS encoding helix-turn-helix domain-containing protein, giving the protein MPIIVNLDVMMAKRKMSLNELSEKVDLTLSNLSILKTGKAKAIRFSTLEAICKALDCQPADILEYRKDD
- a CDS encoding DedA family protein encodes the protein MEHFESWKDLLNPEFYIKLGGFWLILFIIFAETGLFVGFFLPGDSLLFISGIYAVQIIDTTFGSTGSDFLDTTILATAVAIAAIIGNEIGYWFGYKSGPLLYERKDSFFFKKKYLFKAHDFFEEHGAVAVILSRFLPIVRTFSPIVAGIVKMSKPKFFFYNVIGAILWSFTMIYAGHYLDKLFMDQFGIDLKKKLEIIILIIVLVTTLPIIIKFFFSKDKERPTQE
- a CDS encoding LOG family protein; its protein translation is MKRITVFCGSSFGTDDVYKSQAKLLGKKLAEHQIELVYGGANVGLMGAVADGVLENGGKAIGVLPNFLKSKEIAHECLTDLILVETMHERKTKMNELCDGVIALPGGFGTLEEFFEMLTWAQLGLHKKPIAILNTAGFYDSLITFIQTMVDKGFLKEVNRDMILVSDDIDELIAMMKNYVAPDVAKWINKERV
- a CDS encoding DUF2975 domain-containing protein; protein product: MKKEKYLLFFNKYFLIFALLKTLVMSKTNNFVFWGLYVIAWIIFVGLSIEAGGLIVNFFFHLYNPEMVQNLYQKLDLIKMYQDNRFGFFGIYSFILIISILKAVLFYTVINLMQKMKLEKPFSAFVAKQISQLSYYTLSIGLLSYIARQFVKNLEHHGFVSDDLNQFWADSEAFILMGAVIYIIAQIFKRGVELQEENDLTV
- the rlmN gene encoding 23S rRNA (adenine(2503)-C(2))-methyltransferase RlmN, translated to MKDIRTFSLDQLKDHFSTIGEKPFRAKQVYDWLWSKNLHSFDEMTNLSKSLRDNLSRDFFINPIAVDLLQKSTDGTIKNGVKLHDGLMVESVLIPTETRSTACVSSQVGCSLNCEFCATAKLKRMRNLEVAEIVDQVALIDRQSREYFDRPLTNIVFMGMGEPMMNYKNVVEAIHKITKPDGLGMSPRRITVSTSGIPKMIKMLADEELKVKLALSLHSAIEHKRNEIMPFSEKFPLTDIMDSLQYWYQKTGSPITFEYCVWKGINDGDEDIKALIKYCRQVPSKVNLIQYNPIGEGKFDHRSIEAEQKYVRELEKAGITIVVRKSRGGDIDAACGQLANKTAE
- a CDS encoding polyprenyl synthetase family protein, which produces MANTVELIKAPISDEMKLFEQKFYESMKSNVALLDKVTRFIVTTKGKQMRPMFVFLCAKLVGNVNEKTFRGASMIELIHTATLVHDDVVDESFKRRNFFSINALWKNKIAVLVGDYLLSKSVLLSTDNKDFDLLAVISRTIREMSEGELLQLEKARKLDITEDVYYEIIRQKTATLIAACCEVGVLSNNVDEATAKKMQEFGTYTGMAFQIKDDLFDYQTSNIIGKPVGIDIKEQKMTLPLIYTLKNASPENYKKYFATIKRYNNDSKKVRELVEFVKSSGGMDYAIQTMKDYQQKALNILAEFPDNEAKESLKLMLDYVISRKL
- a CDS encoding replication-associated recombination protein A — translated: MNNSPLAEILRPKTLDDVLGQEHLTGKNGTIKRMVDNDTINSLIFWGPPGTGKTTLAEIISEKSGRKFYKLSAVSSGVKDVRDIIDEAKKQNLFSGKSPILFIDEIHRFNKSQQDSLLHAVEKGWIVLIGATTENPSFEVVSALLSRSQVYILKALTFEKLEELADISVSKYNELNNTKFFLEEKEAFIQYSGGDARKLINSVELVLNQFKSAKKNKISNKDVLSVLQENMALYDKNGEQHYDIISAFIKSMRGSDPNGAVYWLARMLVGGEDIKFIARRMMILAAEDIGLANPNALVIANNCFQAINVIGNPEARIILSETAVYLAVSPKSNSTYNAINEAMAFVKKTGNLPVPLHLRNAPTRMMKNLDYGKDYQYAHSYEGNFVDLEFLPDDIKGTAFYQPANNSTEKKIKEQLKDKWGDKYY